A section of the Spirosoma pollinicola genome encodes:
- a CDS encoding type II toxin-antitoxin system PemK/MazF family toxin — translation MASIQQSDGVYKPRPVLLLRQLPGYGDFLVCAISSQIRQTVPGFDEVLQPNADNQLRAMSVVRLSNLISLPADDINRAIGYIPDTLLRDLLQRLAD, via the coding sequence ATCGCATCTATTCAGCAATCAGATGGAGTCTACAAACCACGCCCGGTTCTATTATTACGTCAATTACCCGGTTACGGTGATTTTTTGGTTTGTGCTATCTCGTCGCAGATACGGCAAACTGTGCCGGGCTTCGATGAAGTGCTACAGCCAAATGCTGACAATCAACTACGGGCAATGTCGGTAGTCAGACTGTCAAACCTGATTTCATTACCTGCTGACGATATTAACCGAGCAATTGGGTACATACCAGACACCTTACTTCGTGACTTGTTGCAACGGTTAGCCGATTAA
- a CDS encoding DUF4926 domain-containing protein: MIQELDLVALVTDRPARQLRRGDVGTVVHVYGSSDLYEVEFVNRIGGPAKGDTVGVLTLNANEVRPLI; this comes from the coding sequence ATGATTCAGGAACTTGACCTAGTAGCATTAGTGACTGACCGCCCGGCCCGGCAATTGCGCCGGGGTGACGTGGGTACGGTCGTGCACGTGTACGGTAGTAGCGATCTATACGAAGTGGAATTTGTAAACCGCATCGGCGGACCGGCAAAAGGTGATACGGTAGGGGTTTTAACACTAAACGCGAACGAAGTACGCCCGTTGATTTAG
- a CDS encoding serine-rich family protein: protein MRQKLYITLLLLPLSVIAQDNLIIRQPISITPGIGNVFIGLDAGLYSDGFSNVFIGRSAGRSTTNSNNVFIGDQAGYFNTTGSNNLFLGQSAGFNNTIGNNNAFVGHEAGYANTTGTSNTFVGQAAGRFNLTGARNLFLGSEAGAYNESGGQNTFVGAIAGRFNSTGLNNVFVGHTSGYSNRTGSYNTFVGVNTGFNNTTGTANTFVGDEVGNSNTTGRNNAYFGHSAGVGNRTGFSNTFLGEAAGSANEGGSVNVFIGSKSGYGAADRVSSSFNVFVGDSTGYNSSVNGNVFIGSKSGFANTTGVSNAFLGQLAGYDNTTGNQNTFIGAQSGYGNTTGTNNVFVGSSAGYSNQSNKYNTFLGDQSGYNSVADSNTFVGYRSGYSTTTGQGNTFFGILSGRGNTTGNHNTFVGNKAGPTTSNGDDNVYIGYSSGLHDQGSRNTFLGFQTGVAPADNAQPITNATAVGSGAIVAISDAVVLGNGANVGIGTSAPTTRLHISSGRANESGVKLADLTASSPVTLSSDTFLTVDEQGNVVKGRYRLSINNVNEWSDKVFANTYQLRSLAEVGEYIKQKGHLPGIPSAEQVVSEGVDLVRMNAKLLEKIEELTLYLIDLKTADQLKDMQINKQNQRIHKLETQLQKLSKHNFH, encoded by the coding sequence ATGCGTCAAAAACTCTACATAACACTCTTGTTATTGCCTCTATCTGTAATAGCCCAGGATAACCTAATTATTCGGCAGCCTATTTCAATAACGCCTGGCATTGGTAATGTATTTATAGGTTTAGATGCAGGTCTATATAGTGATGGATTTAGTAATGTCTTCATTGGCCGAAGTGCTGGTAGGTCAACTACAAATAGTAATAATGTCTTCATTGGGGACCAAGCAGGATATTTCAATACAACAGGCAGCAATAACCTATTCCTTGGACAAAGTGCAGGGTTTAATAACACAATAGGTAACAACAACGCATTCGTAGGACATGAGGCTGGTTATGCCAACACAACAGGAACCAGCAACACCTTTGTTGGTCAGGCAGCGGGGCGATTTAATCTTACAGGGGCCAGAAATTTATTTTTAGGGAGTGAAGCTGGGGCATACAATGAATCAGGTGGACAAAATACATTCGTTGGCGCAATCGCTGGCCGCTTTAATTCTACAGGCCTCAACAATGTATTTGTTGGTCACACTTCAGGATATTCAAATAGAACAGGTAGCTATAATACCTTTGTAGGTGTCAATACGGGATTTAATAACACCACGGGTACGGCAAATACATTTGTAGGCGATGAAGTAGGTAACTCCAATACAACAGGCAGAAACAACGCCTATTTTGGGCATTCAGCGGGAGTTGGAAATAGGACGGGTTTCAGCAACACGTTTTTGGGGGAAGCAGCAGGATCGGCAAACGAAGGTGGTAGTGTCAATGTGTTTATTGGCAGCAAATCTGGCTATGGAGCGGCTGATAGAGTGAGCAGTAGTTTTAATGTGTTTGTCGGTGATAGCACTGGTTACAACAGTAGCGTTAATGGCAACGTCTTTATTGGCAGCAAGTCAGGCTTTGCGAATACTACAGGAGTGTCGAATGCCTTTCTGGGACAACTGGCAGGATATGACAACACAACCGGCAATCAAAACACATTTATTGGTGCTCAGTCAGGATATGGCAACACAACAGGGACAAATAATGTATTTGTTGGCTCCTCAGCAGGGTATAGCAACCAATCTAACAAGTACAATACTTTTTTAGGCGACCAATCGGGGTATAATTCCGTAGCTGACTCCAATACGTTCGTAGGATATCGATCAGGTTACAGTACTACCACAGGGCAGGGTAACACGTTTTTTGGTATTTTGTCAGGCCGAGGTAATACGACAGGTAATCATAATACCTTTGTAGGTAACAAAGCAGGGCCGACCACTAGTAACGGCGACGATAATGTGTACATCGGCTATTCCAGTGGGCTGCATGACCAAGGCTCACGAAATACGTTCCTCGGCTTTCAGACTGGCGTAGCTCCGGCAGATAACGCCCAGCCCATTACTAATGCCACGGCTGTTGGGTCAGGGGCCATTGTAGCCATAAGTGACGCTGTTGTGTTGGGAAACGGGGCCAATGTAGGAATTGGCACTTCTGCTCCTACAACTCGCCTACACATCAGTAGCGGTCGGGCAAACGAGTCAGGCGTCAAATTGGCTGATTTAACAGCCAGCAGTCCAGTAACTCTGTCAAGTGATACCTTTCTGACAGTCGATGAACAAGGCAATGTGGTTAAAGGCCGTTATCGGTTAAGCATTAACAATGTCAATGAGTGGAGCGATAAGGTTTTTGCTAACACTTACCAGCTCCGTTCGCTGGCAGAAGTTGGCGAGTACATCAAACAAAAGGGTCATTTACCTGGCATTCCTTCAGCCGAGCAGGTAGTCAGCGAAGGAGTGGATCTAGTCAGGATGAACGCTAAGTTATTGGAGAAAATTGAGGAGTTGACTTTATATTTGATTGACTTAAAAACAGCCGACCAATTAAAAGATATGCAGATTAACAAGCAGAATCAAAGGATACATAAACTCGAAACTCAGTTGCAGAAGTTGTCGAAACATAATTTTCATTAG